A region of the Dermacentor albipictus isolate Rhodes 1998 colony chromosome 4, USDA_Dalb.pri_finalv2, whole genome shotgun sequence genome:
GGTCCAGCGACCTCATTCCAAGAGCTGGAAATCAGCCTTGGAAGATCTACCCAAGCACTCATGCACAGCACTCATACCCAAGCCAGGTACGGCGCCGAGGATCGACAATCTAAagcccatctccctgacgtcaTGTGTTGGgaagatggccgagcacgccctGCTTAACCACCTCACTGACaatctcgagtctaacgaatgctatacacacaacatgattggctttccgCCGGGGCTTTCGACTCAGAACGCCATGAGACTTATCAAGTACCAcatcattgactctacctccgccgacactaaggcaattctcggcttggatctggaaaaggcttttgacaacatatcgcatgcctttattctcaagagcttGACAGGGTGTCACGTTGGTAAACGGGCGTACAATTTTGTGCGCTACTTCCCTTTCTCGAGGTCCACTAGActcaagattgacgagtttttgacccatGAAATTCAGCTTGGGCCAAAGGGAACATCTGAGGGGGTGGTGATCTCCcccacgctgttcaacatctccctgatcaacctctcgagggccttgaacaaaataccaatcattaaccacacgatctacgcttatgacatcaccatctggtgctccagcgGCTGTGAGGgtcaggtcgagggtgctttgcaagaggccatcgatgtgacggagcggtatcgtatccccaccgggctaaggtgctcgcccgctaaatctgagctcttgctctacaagaagaggctcGGAGGTGGTTCTcaccggtcctggaagcca
Encoded here:
- the LOC135910382 gene encoding uncharacterized protein produces the protein MAEHALLNHLTDNLESNECYTHNMIGFPPGLSTQNAMRLIKYHIIDSTSADTKAILGLDLEKAFDNISHAFILKSLTGCHVGKRAYNFVRYFPFSRSTRLKIDEFLTHEIQLGPKGTSEGVVISPTLFNISLINLSRALNKIPIINHTIYAYDITIWCSSGCEGQVEGALQEAIDVTERYRIPTGLRCSPAKSELLLYKKRLGGGSHRSWKPAKESHITLFTGKGSPVPRVDTIRVLGMFIESNGANGGALKRICSKAESTLGLSRRIANRYRGIREDNLIRIIHAFVLCHLAYSRAMQNWLVSERNKISALIRRVLNLSLGLPIRTHTKDLLILGIHNTFEEIVEAQ